Proteins encoded within one genomic window of Granulicella pectinivorans:
- a CDS encoding glycosyltransferase family 2 protein, protein MKPTGLGIDVSIVIVSFNTCEVLRACLESVQREIGALSAEIMVVDNASTDGSAEMVAAEFPEVILFRSDTNLGFGAANNVALEKATGRYHVLLNSDAFFAPGALHLAIQHMDATPDCGLGGARLIGRDGAWQPSARTFHSIVGDLVVMTGLAGQFPKNRFFGDFDRTWADSMEAASVDWVPGAFCIARPEVLAKVGLFDPAFFLYYEEVDLCKRIKDAGYSIWYWPDVVVVHWGGESSKRVKTLAYSSMAAQVVMWRMRSMFLYYRKHHDEQAWLAKEAEGFMYRLTIVRNRFASTQERKDRGERYKVLLALLEQAWKDTRGGRFSPPRPW, encoded by the coding sequence GTGAAGCCAACCGGATTGGGAATCGACGTTTCGATCGTCATTGTCTCGTTCAACACGTGCGAGGTGCTGCGCGCGTGCCTGGAGTCGGTGCAGCGGGAGATCGGTGCGCTTTCAGCCGAAATCATGGTGGTCGATAACGCATCGACGGATGGCTCGGCGGAGATGGTGGCGGCGGAGTTTCCCGAAGTGATCCTGTTTCGGAGCGATACGAACCTTGGATTCGGCGCGGCGAACAACGTGGCGCTCGAAAAAGCTACCGGCAGATATCACGTTCTGTTGAACTCGGACGCGTTCTTCGCGCCGGGGGCGCTGCATCTGGCGATCCAGCATATGGATGCGACGCCGGACTGTGGGCTGGGCGGAGCGCGGCTGATCGGTCGGGATGGCGCGTGGCAGCCTTCGGCGCGGACGTTTCATTCGATTGTGGGTGACCTGGTGGTGATGACGGGGCTGGCCGGGCAGTTTCCAAAGAACAGGTTCTTTGGAGACTTCGACCGCACGTGGGCGGATTCGATGGAGGCGGCTTCGGTGGACTGGGTTCCCGGGGCATTCTGCATTGCGCGGCCCGAGGTCCTGGCGAAGGTGGGGTTGTTCGATCCGGCGTTCTTTCTCTATTACGAGGAAGTCGATCTTTGTAAGCGGATCAAGGATGCGGGGTACAGCATCTGGTACTGGCCGGATGTGGTAGTAGTGCACTGGGGCGGTGAGTCTTCGAAGCGGGTGAAGACGCTGGCGTACTCGTCGATGGCGGCGCAGGTGGTAATGTGGCGGATGCGGTCGATGTTTCTTTACTACCGCAAGCACCATGATGAGCAGGCATGGCTGGCGAAGGAGGCCGAGGGCTTCATGTACCGGCTGACGATTGTGCGGAATAGGTTCGCAAGCACCCAGGAGAGGAAGGATCGCGGCGAGCGGTACAAGGTGCTGCTGGCTTTGCTGGAGCAGGCGTGGAAGGACACCAGGGGAGGGCGGTTTTCACCGCCGCGGCCATGGTAA
- a CDS encoding acyltransferase, which translates to MVKALLSGTIRSVLKATAGVRLALGKLYAHARLSSQLKTHLPGSVVVLGRNEVHGTGAIAFGERCYLFPELYLETQGAATIAVGEGVVMSRGVHVVAMAGIVIGRGTMIGEYSSLRDANHLRSADKPMRESGFSAKPIVLGDEVWIGRGVTVLGGVTIGHGATVGANAVVTKDVPAGAVVAGVPAKAIQGR; encoded by the coding sequence ATGGTAAAGGCGCTTCTGAGTGGAACGATTCGCTCGGTGCTGAAGGCTACGGCCGGGGTGCGGCTGGCGCTGGGGAAGCTGTATGCGCATGCGCGGCTGTCGAGCCAGTTGAAGACGCATCTCCCGGGGTCGGTGGTGGTGCTTGGACGCAACGAGGTGCATGGGACCGGGGCGATTGCGTTTGGGGAGCGGTGCTACCTGTTTCCGGAGCTGTACCTGGAGACGCAGGGAGCGGCGACGATCGCGGTGGGCGAGGGCGTAGTGATGTCACGTGGGGTGCATGTGGTCGCCATGGCCGGGATCGTGATCGGCAGGGGCACGATGATTGGGGAGTACTCGAGCCTGCGGGATGCGAACCATCTGCGGAGCGCGGACAAGCCGATGCGGGAATCGGGGTTTTCGGCGAAGCCCATTGTGCTGGGGGATGAGGTCTGGATCGGGCGCGGCGTCACGGTGCTCGGTGGGGTGACAATCGGGCATGGCGCGACGGTGGGGGCGAACGCCGTGGTGACGAAGGATGTTCCGGCGGGTGCGGTCGTGGCAGGCGTTCCGGCCAAGGCGATTCAGGGGCGTTGA
- a CDS encoding PP2C family protein-serine/threonine phosphatase produces MNHDDAIRALTEENARLVAENARLRSGYELVQSELRHASALQLSLLPTVFDVHPKFGIDWLLLPTSYLAGDNLNYFMMQGRYLIFYQLDVAGHGVGSALLSVTLNQLLSPHPGSPMVRYDFQLELKRIVPPVDVVSELNRRFLPQGDGYFTMLYAVLDTETREIRFCQAGHPAPLKFAVDGTATPVGDGGFPVGLWPDMTYDETVTTLQAGEKLLVYSDGVGACLNAEGEPYPVERLARVVADCDPHEALKAVKADLEAWTGGSELPDDVSLLLLVGR; encoded by the coding sequence GTGAACCACGACGACGCCATCCGGGCTCTGACGGAAGAGAATGCAAGACTGGTTGCCGAGAACGCGCGGCTGCGCTCCGGGTATGAGCTGGTGCAGTCGGAGCTGCGGCATGCTTCGGCGCTGCAGTTGAGTCTGCTGCCTACGGTGTTCGACGTGCATCCGAAGTTCGGGATCGACTGGCTGCTGCTGCCGACGAGCTACCTGGCAGGCGACAACCTGAACTACTTCATGATGCAGGGCCGGTACCTGATCTTTTATCAACTGGATGTGGCCGGGCATGGGGTGGGATCGGCGCTGCTTTCGGTGACGCTCAACCAGTTGCTTTCGCCGCATCCGGGGAGCCCGATGGTGCGGTACGACTTTCAGTTGGAGCTGAAGAGGATTGTGCCGCCGGTGGATGTGGTGAGCGAACTGAACCGGCGGTTTCTGCCGCAGGGCGATGGATATTTCACGATGCTGTACGCGGTGCTCGATACCGAGACGCGGGAGATTCGTTTTTGCCAGGCGGGGCATCCGGCGCCGCTGAAGTTTGCGGTGGATGGGACGGCGACGCCAGTGGGGGATGGTGGGTTTCCCGTGGGGTTGTGGCCGGATATGACGTATGACGAGACGGTAACGACGCTGCAGGCGGGTGAGAAACTGCTGGTGTATTCGGATGGGGTGGGGGCCTGCTTGAATGCGGAGGGCGAGCCCTATCCCGTGGAACGGCTGGCCCGTGTGGTGGCGGACTGCGATCCGCATGAGGCGCTGAAGGCAGTGAAGGCGGATCTGGAGGCGTGGACCGGAGGGTCGGAGCTTCCGGAT